The segment AATTTATATATCTAAATCATGGGTTATAGCCACTCATTACATTATAGTGTGAACGAAAATGACTGCAGATCGTATTGAAGAATATCTTGAAACGATACTCTCGCTTAGTAATAATGGCGAGCTTTCTGTTAAGAACAAGGATGTAGCCGATGAGCTTGGTGTATCTCAGGCGGCAGTTTCCGAAATGGTCCAGAAGCTCACAGATGAAGGGCTTATTGACCACCAGCCATATCATGGGATCCGGCTGACAAAGAACGGGCTCATGCAGGCAAGAAAACTGAGACGCAAGCATCATGTGATCGAGAAGTTCCTCTCGGAGGTTCTGGATATTGATCCCGAGGTATCTCACAATGAAGCCTGTGGGCTTGAACATGCAGTATCGGACATTGTTGTGGAAAGCATGTGCAGTTTTATGGGCAGTAATAATATCAACTGCAATCCGGTTGATGAGGATGAATGCTGCCTTTTCAGGGAGAATTATATTGCGTTGTCTGATCTTAAGGAAGGTGACAGCGGGACAGTTGTCATGATGACACTGCCTG is part of the Methanococcoides methylutens MM1 genome and harbors:
- a CDS encoding metal-dependent transcriptional regulator, with protein sequence MTADRIEEYLETILSLSNNGELSVKNKDVADELGVSQAAVSEMVQKLTDEGLIDHQPYHGIRLTKNGLMQARKLRRKHHVIEKFLSEVLDIDPEVSHNEACGLEHAVSDIVVESMCSFMGSNNINCNPVDEDECCLFRENYIALSDLKEGDSGTVVMMTLPESSKERLTCLGLIAGETVDIKRKQKQGSTSILTRGTEIALGNEIAKKIFVRLGARKRYPRGSGRN